A window of Blautia argi genomic DNA:
AACTTATAAAAAAGGAGATAAGGCAGAGCCTCTGACTGTAGAGGCAACAACTTCAGATGGAGGAACGATTACATATCAGTGGTATCAGAGCCTGACCAATACCAATGGTGGTGGAACTGTCATAGAAGGCGAAATAAAAAATACCTTTACTCCTCCTACCAAGGAAGAGGGCACCATGTATTATTATGCGGTGGCAACCAGTACCATTGGAGAGTCTACCAACAGGATAACCAGCGATACCAAAGAGGTTATTGTGGCTTCAGAGGAGCAGAAGGCAGAAGAAACAAAACCTGAGGAAGCAAAGAAGGAAGAAACAAAACCGGAAGAAAAGAAAACAGAGGAAAAATCAGCAGAGCAGCCCAAAGAAAATAAACCTGCGGAAGATCAGGCTGCACAGTAATCGGTTTTATGGCCATATAAAAATAATAAAAAACAGCGAAATATACATTTTTCAAGGATTCTCTCAGGAGAATCCTTGCATTTTTTATAGATGTTTAGTAAAATCTATGATAGGTATGACAGGAGGCAAGACATGGAAAACATAATTAAAGTGGCTGTAGATGCCATGGGAGGCGATTATGCCCCTACAGAGGCTGTAAAGGGCGCAGTAGCTGCGCTGCAGGAAAAAGAAAATGTGCAGATTTTTCTGGTTGGAAAACAGGAAATACTGGAAAAAGAACTGGAAGCCTGTACCTATCCAAAAGAAAGACTGGAAATTGTACCTGCCAGTGAGGTGATTGAAACAGGGGAACCGCCGGTTGCAGCTATTCGCGGCAAAAAGGATTCTTCTCTTGTAAAGGGAATGAAAATGGTGCGAAAGGGTGAGGCAGATGCATTTGTTTCTGCCGGAAGTTCCGGTGCAATTTTAGTGGGAGGAACTACCATTGTAGGCAGAATCAAGGGTGTGGAAAGAGCGCCTTTGGCACCTTTAATCCCTACAAAAGACGGCGTATCCCTTCTGATTGACTGCGGGGCTAATGTAGATGCCCGTTCCTCTCATCTGGTGCAGTTTGCACGCATGGGCTCTATCTATATGGAACATGTTATGGGAATTAAAAATCCCAGAGTAGGAATTGTCAATATCGGTGTGGAGGAAGAAAAGGGAAATGCCCTTGTAAAAGAAACTTATCCCCTTTTAAAGGAATGTAAGGACATCAATTTTATCGGCAGCATTGAGGCCAGAGAAATTCCTGCAGGAGCAGCAGATGTCATTGTCACAGAGGCTTTTGTGGGAAATGTAATTTTAAAACTCTATGAGGGACTTGGAGCAACGCTGATTTCCAAAATCAAGGGCGGTATGATGACCTCGTTTCGCAGTAAAATGGGAGCGCTTTTAGTAAAGCCGGCTCTTAAGAAGACCCTGAAAAGCTTTGATGCCAGTGAGTATGGCGGAGCGCCATTACTGGGCTTAAAGGGTCTGGTAGTAAAATGCCATGGCAATTCCAAAGAAAAGGAATTTAAAAATGCCATTATTCAGTGTATTTCTTTTAAAGAACAGCACATCAGTGAACGCATCGGAGAAAATCTGATGGTTACACAAGAGAAAAAAGAGGAAATTTAGGAGGATATATCATGGAATTGGAAAAGTTACAGAAGATAATAGCAGAGGTTTTAAATGTGGATACAGAGGAGGTTACACCGGATACAACCTTTGTAGACGATTTGGGCGCAGATTCTCTGGATATTTTCCAAATTGTGATGGGGATTGAAGAAGAGTTTGACATTGAGATTCCTACTGAGGAAGTAGAACAGATTGTATCCGTAGGCGATGCAGTAGAACAGATCAAACGTCTGATTGGCTAAGGAAAAGATGCCTTCCCGAAAGCCGGCAGGTACCGGTAAACGGGGAGGCTTTTTAAAATTTTTCTGCAAGAAAAAGGAGAGATTATGAAGGAAACAAAAAAACTTTTGGAGCTGGAAAAAAAGATTGGTTATAAATTTGAAAACTTTGACCTTCTGGTGAATGCCCTTACTCACAGTTCCTATGCAAACGAACATCATATTGCTTACAGGGGAAACAATGAAAGACTGGAGTTTCTGGGAGATGCTGTGCTTGAGGTAACCTCCAGTGAGTTTTTATTTCGTACATATCCGGAACTTCCGGAAGGAGAGCTGACAAAAAAAAGAGCCAGTCTGGTGTGCGAGCCAACTCTTGCCCTCTGTGCCAGAGAGATTCCTCTGGGAGATTATCTGCTTCTTGGAAAAGGGGAAGAGGCAACCGGAGGCAGAAGCAGGGATTCTGTTGTATCAGACGCTATGGAAGCTCTGATTGGAGCCATTTATCTGGACGGCGGTTTTGCTAATGCAAAAGAGTTTATTCATAAGTATATTTTAAACGACATTGAGAATAAGCAGCTCTTTTATGATAGCAAGACTACTCTTCAGGAAATTGTACAGGGACGTTATGAGGAAGATGTCCACTATGTTCTGATAAAGGAAGAGGGACCGGATCACAACAAATCCTTTTATGTAGAGGCGCTTCTTGGTGAGCGTGTTTTAGGACAGGGTTGTGGACACACCAAAAAGGCAGCAGAGCAGCAGGCAGCTTATTGTGCAATTAAGAAGCTGAAAAACGAAAAGGGTGACATATGTATTTAAAGAGTATTGAGGTACAAGGCTTTAAATCCTTTGCCAATAAAATTACATTTGAATTTCATAATGGAATTACCGGCATTGTGGGGCCAAACGGCAGTGGAAAGAGTAATGTAGGTGATGCGGTACGCTGGGTTTTGGGAGAGCAGAGCGCCAAGCAGCTTCGAGGCGGCAATATGCAGGACGTTATTTTTTCCGGTACAGAAACCAGAAAGCCCCTGGGCTTTGCCTATGTGGCAATTACCCTGGACAACAGTGGTCACAAGCTGCCCATTGATTATCAAGAGGTCACCATTGCCAGAAGACTGTACCGTTCCGGTGAGAGTGAATATCTCTTAAATGGTACGTCCTGCAGGTTAAAGGACGTCAATGAGCTTTTTTATGATACCGGTATCGGAAAAGAGGGCTACTCTATTATCGGACAGGGACAGATTGATAAAATTTTAAGCGGAAAACCGGAGGAGAGAAGAGAGCTTTTTGATGAGGCAGCGGGAATTGTAAAGTTTAAACGACGAAAAAATACAGCCATAAAAAAGCTGGAGGAAGAGCAGCAGAATCTCACCCGTGTCAACGATATCCTGTCAGAGCTGACCAGACAGCTGGAGCCTTTGGAAAAGCAGTCCGAAACAGCCAGGGTGTATTTAAAGAAAAAGGAAGAACTAAAGCGACTGGATACCCAGATGTTTCTGGTCGAAATGAACCGGATTCGGAGAGAGTTAAAAGACGTTGAGGAAAAATCCCGGATTGCTCAGTCAGACTTGGAGGAAACCTGCAAGAGTTTGGATATTACAAAAACAGAGTATGAAAAACTGGAGGAAAAGCTAGAAAAGCTGGAACAGGAAATTCAGCATGCCAGAGAGGTAGCCACGAAAAGGACTCTGGAAAAGCAAAATCTGGAAAATCGAATTCACCTTTTAAAGGAGCAGATACACTCTGTTGCACAAAAAGAGGCTCAGTACAGGGAGCATACAGAAACGCTGGATGCAGACTGTGAAAAAAAGGTACTGGAAGAGAAGAACTATCTTTCCGAAAAGACAGAGCTGGAAAAAAAGCTACAGGAATTCGAAGGCACTCGCGTAAAAGCTCAGACAGAGTTTAAAGAGGCTGTCATGGAAATCCATAAGCTGGAAGAGGCTGTTGAACAAGGAAAGAATGAGATCATTGAGCTTTTGAACCTGCGGGCCTCCACAAAGGGAAAACTGCAAAGATATGACACCATGATGGAGCAGATTTCTATCAGAAAAGTGGAATTAAATCAGAGGCATTTAAGCCTGAAAAGTCAATCTGTGCAGTTAGAGGCAGCGGGAGAACAGTATCGTTCCGAAAAGGAAGATATTGAAGTAAAGATTGAAAAGCTGGTACGGGAAGGAAACCGCTGCGAGGATAAAATCAAGAAGTATCAGGCAGAAATCGTACGAAGCAGCCAGCAGTTAGAGGCAGCCCAGACGGCTTATCACAGAGAATTTTCCAGACTGGAATCTCTGCGTAACATTACGGAACGTTACGACGGATATGGAAACAGTATCCGCAGAGTTATGGAACAGAAAAATCAGGTGCCGGGAATCCGGGGCGTGGTGGCAGACCTTCTGAAGGTAGACAAAAGCTACGAAACCGCCATTGAAACCGCTCTTGGGGGCAGTATTCAGAATATTGTCACAGACAATGAAAATACAGCCAAGGATATGATCGCGTTTCTGAAACAAAATAAGTATGGTCGTGCTACGTTTTTGCCCCTGACCAGTATGAAGAACAAAAAGGTTTTTAACAATGCAGCTGCTTTAAAGGAACCGGGAGTTATCGGAGTTGCCAGTGAGCTGGTGACGGTTGCAGCAGAGTATGAAGGGCTTGCCAATTATCTGCTGGGCAGAACGCTGGTTGTGGATCATATTGACCATGGAATCGCCATTGCCAGAAAATATCAGTATACCATTCGTATGGTAACCATTGAGGGGGAATCCTTAAATCCAGGCGGTTCCCTTACCGGTGGTGCGTTTAAAAATAACAGCAATCTTTTGGGAAGACGGCGGGAAATCGACGAACTGCATGGACATGTGGAAAATCTGAAAAAGGATTTGGAAACCATGCAGAATACTCTGGAGGATTACAGAAATAAGAGAAATCATTTCCGAGATGAGGCGGCCAGGATACAGGAGCAGCTTCAGGAACAATATATCCGGGAAAATACGATACAAATGAATATCAATTCCATGAGTAGCAAGTGGGAAGAGTTGAAAAAAGGCTATGAGCTGCTGAAGGAAGAAATGGCAAAGCTGGAAAAGCAGACAGAAGAAATCCGGGAAAACAGCAGTTCTATCCAACTGGAGCTGGAAACCAGTGCAGCCCAGGAGCATGAGCTGGAAACACAGATTCAGACAAATCAGGAACTTTTGGAAGCAAAGAAAAAGGAGGAAGGAAATCTTTCCAAAAAACTGGAGCAGTACCAGTTGGAAACAGCAGGACTTACCTCCCGCCAGGGCTTTCTTCAGGAAAACCTCAGCCGTGTCCGGGAAGAGATAAAAAATTTGAAAGCTCAGAAGAGTGCGTTGCTGTCCAATATAACAGAAGACAGAGAAGAGGTTCTGAAAAAGGAAGAGGAAATCCAGTCTGTTAAAAAGGCCGTGGAGGACGCCCGGGAAGAGGCGCTTAAAGACGAAGAAAAAATGAATCAGGCTCTTGCGGAAAAAGAAAAGATGAATCAGGAACACAAGGCTTTCTTTTCCAGACGAGATGAGCTTTCTGCCAGAATGAACCTGCTGGATAAGGAGAGTTACCGCCTTACCAATCAGAAGGAAAAGCTGGAGGAGCGTCAGGAAGCCCAGGTAAATTATATGTGGGAAGAATATGAAATGACCTATAGCCAGGCTTTGATTCAGATGCCGGAGGAGTTGATGGAGCGTTCCGAAATCCAAAAAGGCATTTCTGACATGCGTATGGAAATCCGCAGACTGGGAAATGTCAACGTCAATGCCATTGAGGAATATAAGGAGCTTTCAGAACGCCATACCTTTATGAAAACCCAGCACGATGATCTGGTAACTGCAGAAGAAACTTTAAGGGGCATTATAGAAGAGCTGGACACAGGAATGAGAAAGCAGTTTGAGGAAAAGTTCCAGCAGATAAGACAGGAATTTGACAAGGCATTTAAGGAGCTTTTCGGGGGCGGAAAGGGTACTTTAGAGCTTGATGAAGAGCAGGATATTCTGGAAGCAGGTATCCGCATCATTTCTCAGCCTCCGGGAAAGAAACTCCAGAACATGATGCAGCTTTCCGGTGGGGAGAAGGCGCTGACAGCCATTGCCCTGTTGTTTGCTATTCAGAATCTGAAGCCCTCGCCTTTCTGTCTTCTGGACGAAATCGAAGCAGCTCTTGACGATTCCAATGTTACCCGGTATGCACAATATCTTCATAAGTTGACAAAAAATACACAGTTTATTATTATAACACATAGAAGAGGTACCATGACAGCAGCAGACAGGCTGTATGGAATTACCATGCAGGAAAAAGGCGTATCTACCCTGGTATCGGTAAACCTGATAGAAAATGACTTGGATAAATAGGAGGAACATATGGCAGAAGGAAAAGAGAAAAAAGGTTTTTTTAAACGACTTGTAGAAGGACTTTCCAAAACCAGAGAAAACATTGTTTCTGGAATAGACTCTATTTTCAGCGGCTATTCCAGCATTGACGATGATTTTTATGAGGAAATTGAAGAAATTTTGGTGATGGGAGATATCGGAATTAATACCACCACAGCCATTATCGAACGATTAAAAGAGCAGGTGGCAGAAAAGAGAATCAAAGACCCTCAGGAATGCAAACAGCTT
This region includes:
- the rnc gene encoding ribonuclease III — protein: MKETKKLLELEKKIGYKFENFDLLVNALTHSSYANEHHIAYRGNNERLEFLGDAVLEVTSSEFLFRTYPELPEGELTKKRASLVCEPTLALCAREIPLGDYLLLGKGEEATGGRSRDSVVSDAMEALIGAIYLDGGFANAKEFIHKYILNDIENKQLFYDSKTTLQEIVQGRYEEDVHYVLIKEEGPDHNKSFYVEALLGERVLGQGCGHTKKAAEQQAAYCAIKKLKNEKGDICI
- the plsX gene encoding phosphate acyltransferase PlsX; the protein is MENIIKVAVDAMGGDYAPTEAVKGAVAALQEKENVQIFLVGKQEILEKELEACTYPKERLEIVPASEVIETGEPPVAAIRGKKDSSLVKGMKMVRKGEADAFVSAGSSGAILVGGTTIVGRIKGVERAPLAPLIPTKDGVSLLIDCGANVDARSSHLVQFARMGSIYMEHVMGIKNPRVGIVNIGVEEEKGNALVKETYPLLKECKDINFIGSIEAREIPAGAADVIVTEAFVGNVILKLYEGLGATLISKIKGGMMTSFRSKMGALLVKPALKKTLKSFDASEYGGAPLLGLKGLVVKCHGNSKEKEFKNAIIQCISFKEQHISERIGENLMVTQEKKEEI
- the acpP gene encoding acyl carrier protein, with amino-acid sequence MELEKLQKIIAEVLNVDTEEVTPDTTFVDDLGADSLDIFQIVMGIEEEFDIEIPTEEVEQIVSVGDAVEQIKRLIG
- the smc gene encoding chromosome segregation protein SMC, whose amino-acid sequence is MYLKSIEVQGFKSFANKITFEFHNGITGIVGPNGSGKSNVGDAVRWVLGEQSAKQLRGGNMQDVIFSGTETRKPLGFAYVAITLDNSGHKLPIDYQEVTIARRLYRSGESEYLLNGTSCRLKDVNELFYDTGIGKEGYSIIGQGQIDKILSGKPEERRELFDEAAGIVKFKRRKNTAIKKLEEEQQNLTRVNDILSELTRQLEPLEKQSETARVYLKKKEELKRLDTQMFLVEMNRIRRELKDVEEKSRIAQSDLEETCKSLDITKTEYEKLEEKLEKLEQEIQHAREVATKRTLEKQNLENRIHLLKEQIHSVAQKEAQYREHTETLDADCEKKVLEEKNYLSEKTELEKKLQEFEGTRVKAQTEFKEAVMEIHKLEEAVEQGKNEIIELLNLRASTKGKLQRYDTMMEQISIRKVELNQRHLSLKSQSVQLEAAGEQYRSEKEDIEVKIEKLVREGNRCEDKIKKYQAEIVRSSQQLEAAQTAYHREFSRLESLRNITERYDGYGNSIRRVMEQKNQVPGIRGVVADLLKVDKSYETAIETALGGSIQNIVTDNENTAKDMIAFLKQNKYGRATFLPLTSMKNKKVFNNAAALKEPGVIGVASELVTVAAEYEGLANYLLGRTLVVDHIDHGIAIARKYQYTIRMVTIEGESLNPGGSLTGGAFKNNSNLLGRRREIDELHGHVENLKKDLETMQNTLEDYRNKRNHFRDEAARIQEQLQEQYIRENTIQMNINSMSSKWEELKKGYELLKEEMAKLEKQTEEIRENSSSIQLELETSAAQEHELETQIQTNQELLEAKKKEEGNLSKKLEQYQLETAGLTSRQGFLQENLSRVREEIKNLKAQKSALLSNITEDREEVLKKEEEIQSVKKAVEDAREEALKDEEKMNQALAEKEKMNQEHKAFFSRRDELSARMNLLDKESYRLTNQKEKLEERQEAQVNYMWEEYEMTYSQALIQMPEELMERSEIQKGISDMRMEIRRLGNVNVNAIEEYKELSERHTFMKTQHDDLVTAEETLRGIIEELDTGMRKQFEEKFQQIRQEFDKAFKELFGGGKGTLELDEEQDILEAGIRIISQPPGKKLQNMMQLSGGEKALTAIALLFAIQNLKPSPFCLLDEIEAALDDSNVTRYAQYLHKLTKNTQFIIITHRRGTMTAADRLYGITMQEKGVSTLVSVNLIENDLDK